Proteins from a single region of Mumia flava:
- a CDS encoding 3-hydroxybutyryl-CoA dehydrogenase → MERVGVVGCGLMGAGIAEVAARAGKDVLVVESGDAAAKAGRARLEKSLSRAADRGKIASAEEVLERITVGTDLEALADRELVVEAIVEDEAAKTELFRALDRIVTSPDAILASNTSSIPIMKLATVTERPTHVMGIHFFNPVPVLSLVELVPSLLTATETTELARAFVHEDLGKHAIDSQDRAGFVVNALLIPFVLSAIRMLESGFATAEDIDEGLVRGAAHPQGPLALADLIGLDTTKAVAESLYEEFKEPLYAPPPLLARMVDAGLLGRKTGRGFYTYA, encoded by the coding sequence ATCGAGCGAGTGGGAGTGGTCGGCTGCGGCCTGATGGGCGCCGGCATCGCCGAGGTGGCGGCCCGGGCGGGCAAGGACGTGCTGGTCGTCGAGTCCGGCGACGCCGCTGCGAAGGCCGGCCGGGCCCGCTTGGAGAAGTCGCTGTCCCGCGCCGCCGACCGCGGCAAGATCGCGAGCGCGGAGGAGGTGCTCGAGCGGATCACGGTCGGCACCGACCTGGAGGCGCTGGCGGACCGTGAGCTGGTCGTCGAGGCGATCGTCGAGGACGAGGCCGCGAAGACCGAGCTGTTCCGTGCGCTCGACCGGATCGTCACGTCCCCGGACGCGATCCTGGCGTCGAACACGTCGTCCATCCCGATCATGAAGCTCGCGACCGTCACCGAGCGCCCGACGCACGTGATGGGGATCCACTTCTTCAACCCGGTGCCGGTCCTCTCCCTGGTCGAGCTCGTGCCGAGTCTGCTGACCGCGACCGAGACGACCGAGCTCGCCCGTGCGTTCGTGCACGAGGACCTCGGCAAGCACGCGATCGACAGCCAGGACCGTGCCGGGTTCGTCGTCAACGCGCTGCTGATCCCGTTCGTGCTGTCGGCCATCCGGATGCTCGAGTCGGGCTTCGCCACCGCCGAGGACATCGACGAGGGGCTCGTGCGCGGCGCCGCCCACCCGCAGGGCCCGCTGGCGCTCGCCGACCTGATCGGTCTCGACACCACCAAGGCGGTGGCCGAGTCGCTGTACGAGGAGTTCAAGGAGCCCCTGTACGCGCCGCCGCCGCTGCTGGCCCGGATGGTCGACGCCGGCCTGCTCGGCCGCAAGACCGGCCGCGGCTTCTACACCTACGCCTGA
- a CDS encoding acyl-CoA dehydrogenase family protein codes for MTDQPMFALSEEHQAIREAVRAVCDAKVAPYAAEVDEEARFPQEAYDALVASDFHAPHVGEEYGGAGADALATVLVIEEVARACVSSSLIPAVNKLGSLPVILSGSEDLKKTYLTPLAAGTAMFSYCLSEPDAGSDAAGMKTRAVRDGDGWVLNGVKRWITNAGESDFYTVMAVTDPEKRSKGISAFVVEKSDEGVSFGAPEKKLGIKGSPTREVYLDDVRIPADRMIGAEGTGFATAMRTLDHTRVTIAAQAVGVAQGALDYALGYVQERKQFGKSIADFQGLQFMIADMGMKVEAARQITYAAAGRSERGDADLTFFGAAAKAFASDTAMQVTTDAVQLLGGYGFTRDYPVERMMRDAKITQIYEGTNQVQRIVMARQLLGGIQSQL; via the coding sequence ATGACCGACCAGCCGATGTTCGCGCTGTCCGAGGAGCACCAGGCGATCCGTGAGGCCGTCCGCGCGGTCTGCGACGCCAAGGTCGCTCCCTACGCCGCCGAGGTGGACGAGGAGGCGCGCTTCCCCCAGGAGGCGTACGACGCCCTGGTCGCCTCGGACTTCCACGCACCGCACGTCGGTGAGGAGTACGGCGGCGCGGGTGCGGACGCGCTCGCGACCGTGCTCGTGATCGAGGAGGTCGCTCGCGCCTGCGTGTCGTCCTCGCTGATCCCGGCGGTCAACAAGCTGGGCAGCCTCCCGGTGATCCTGTCGGGCAGCGAGGATCTGAAGAAGACGTACCTGACCCCGCTCGCCGCGGGCACCGCGATGTTCTCGTACTGCCTGTCGGAGCCGGACGCCGGGAGCGATGCCGCCGGGATGAAGACCCGCGCGGTCCGCGACGGCGACGGCTGGGTGCTCAACGGCGTGAAGCGCTGGATCACCAACGCCGGCGAGTCCGACTTCTACACCGTGATGGCCGTGACCGACCCCGAGAAGCGCTCGAAGGGCATCAGCGCGTTCGTGGTGGAGAAGTCCGACGAGGGGGTCTCGTTCGGCGCTCCGGAGAAGAAGCTCGGGATCAAGGGCTCGCCGACCCGTGAGGTCTACCTCGACGACGTGCGGATCCCGGCGGACCGGATGATCGGCGCCGAGGGCACCGGCTTCGCGACCGCGATGCGCACCCTGGACCACACCCGCGTCACGATCGCTGCCCAGGCGGTCGGCGTCGCGCAGGGCGCCCTCGACTACGCGCTCGGCTACGTGCAGGAGCGTAAGCAGTTCGGGAAGTCGATCGCGGACTTCCAGGGTCTCCAGTTCATGATCGCCGACATGGGCATGAAGGTGGAGGCCGCCCGGCAGATCACGTACGCCGCCGCCGGACGCAGCGAGCGTGGTGACGCCGACCTGACGTTCTTCGGCGCGGCCGCGAAGGCGTTCGCGTCCGACACCGCGATGCAGGTGACCACCGACGCCGTCCAGCTGCTCGGCGGCTACGGCTTCACCCGCGACTACCCGGTCGAGCGGATGATGCGCGACGCGAAGATCACCCAGATCTACGAGGGCACCAACCAGGTGCAGCGGATCGTCATGGCCCGCCAGCTGCTCGGCGGGATCCAGTCCCAGCTCTGA
- the xylB gene encoding xylulokinase — protein sequence MTLVAGVDSSTQSCKVVVCDPDDGTVVRERAVPHPGGTEVDPAAWWSALTDASEGLLDGVAALSVAGQQHGLVLVDDADQVVRPALLWNDTRSAGDAAALIEEAGGPQAWADAVGTVPVASITATKLRWVARHEPELADRAARVMLPHDWLTWRLTGQGEVVTDRGDASGTGYWSPATGAYRDDLLERAYGRVLDLPRVLAPGEPAGRTADGILVGAGTGDNMAAALGLQVEPGDVVVSLGTSGTVFTVAEAPSADPAGTIAGFADATGRYLPLVCTLNAARVLDATARMLGTDVDELSDLALKAPPGADGLVMLPYLDGERTPNLPDATGSLDGLTRDNATPAHLARAAVEGMLCGLADGLDALRADGCAADRVLLVGGAARSPAVRAIAPTVFGTDVWVPPTAEYVALGAARQAAWALTGTLPTWPRADERCVPADASGDAVRRAYATVRASRHGV from the coding sequence ATGACTCTCGTCGCCGGCGTGGACTCCTCGACCCAGTCCTGCAAGGTCGTCGTGTGCGACCCGGACGACGGCACGGTCGTCCGCGAGCGGGCCGTCCCCCACCCGGGTGGGACCGAGGTCGACCCCGCGGCCTGGTGGAGCGCGCTGACCGACGCGTCGGAAGGGCTGCTCGACGGGGTCGCCGCGCTCTCGGTCGCGGGCCAGCAGCACGGCCTCGTCCTGGTCGACGACGCCGACCAGGTCGTACGGCCGGCGCTGCTGTGGAACGACACCCGCTCGGCCGGCGACGCCGCGGCTCTCATCGAGGAGGCAGGCGGTCCGCAGGCGTGGGCCGACGCGGTCGGGACCGTTCCGGTCGCCAGCATCACGGCCACCAAGCTGCGCTGGGTCGCCCGCCACGAGCCGGAGCTCGCCGACCGTGCCGCCCGCGTGATGCTCCCCCACGACTGGCTGACCTGGCGGCTGACCGGCCAGGGCGAAGTCGTCACCGACCGCGGCGACGCGTCGGGGACCGGGTACTGGTCGCCGGCCACCGGGGCGTACCGCGATGACCTGCTCGAGCGCGCGTACGGCCGGGTGCTCGACCTGCCCCGCGTCCTCGCCCCGGGCGAGCCGGCCGGGCGCACCGCGGACGGGATCCTCGTCGGCGCCGGGACCGGCGACAACATGGCCGCCGCGCTCGGGCTCCAGGTCGAGCCCGGGGACGTGGTGGTCTCGCTCGGGACCAGCGGGACGGTCTTCACCGTCGCGGAGGCGCCGAGCGCGGATCCGGCCGGGACGATCGCCGGGTTCGCCGACGCGACCGGCCGCTACCTCCCGCTGGTGTGCACCCTCAACGCCGCCCGGGTGCTCGACGCGACCGCTCGGATGCTCGGGACGGACGTGGACGAGCTGAGCGACCTGGCGCTCAAGGCGCCACCGGGCGCGGACGGGCTCGTGATGCTGCCGTACCTCGACGGCGAGCGGACCCCGAACCTGCCCGACGCCACCGGCTCGCTCGACGGTCTGACCCGCGACAACGCGACGCCGGCCCACCTCGCCCGCGCCGCGGTCGAGGGGATGCTGTGCGGACTGGCCGACGGCCTCGACGCGCTGCGTGCCGACGGGTGCGCCGCCGACCGGGTGCTGCTGGTCGGTGGCGCAGCCCGGTCACCGGCCGTACGGGCGATCGCGCCGACGGTGTTCGGGACGGACGTGTGGGTGCCTCCGACCGCGGAGTACGTCGCGCTCGGCGCCGCCCGCCAGGCCGCGTGGGCGCTGACCGGCACGCTGCCGACGTGGCCCCGCGCCGACGAGCGGTGCGTGCCGGCGGACGCCTCCGGTGACGCGGTCCGCCGCGCGTACGCCACCGTGCGCGCGTCCCGCCACGGCGTGTGA
- a CDS encoding LacI family DNA-binding transcriptional regulator encodes MKPPTIYDVAARAGVAASTVSRALHVPGRISEATRAKVLAAADELGYAPAPSARRPRARHATVAMVLSDITNPRFFETIRGAEQRARAASTTLVLVNAEESAQVEHEQIDALARTVDGFVLAASRLTDDRLRAVAALRPTVLLDRQLPGLDSVTLDTRSGCRRILEHLAALGHASFTYCAGPVGSWMGAKRWAALREGAETYGLLARRVGPYTPTVASGRDAADTALESPTTAIVAHNDLLAIGVMQRLAARGVRVPADVSVIGFDDVFAAALVGPSLTTLGGPGAEAGRLAVDLLLDRLGGAPGRGGDAGQVRVLPTQLVQRQSTGAAAPLATAVATD; translated from the coding sequence GTGAAGCCGCCGACGATCTACGACGTCGCCGCCCGTGCCGGCGTCGCGGCCTCCACGGTGTCGCGGGCACTGCACGTGCCGGGGCGGATCAGCGAGGCGACCCGGGCGAAGGTCCTCGCCGCGGCCGACGAGCTCGGCTACGCCCCCGCGCCGAGCGCACGCCGTCCACGCGCCCGGCACGCGACGGTCGCCATGGTGCTGTCCGACATCACGAACCCGCGCTTCTTCGAGACCATCCGCGGGGCCGAGCAGCGCGCTCGCGCCGCGAGCACGACCCTGGTCCTCGTGAACGCCGAGGAGTCGGCGCAGGTCGAGCACGAGCAGATCGATGCGCTCGCCCGCACCGTCGACGGCTTCGTGCTCGCTGCGAGCCGGCTCACCGATGACCGGCTCCGGGCGGTGGCGGCGCTGCGTCCGACCGTCCTGCTGGATCGTCAGCTCCCGGGACTCGACAGCGTCACGCTCGACACCCGCTCCGGCTGCCGTCGGATCCTCGAGCACCTCGCGGCGTTGGGGCACGCGTCGTTCACCTACTGCGCCGGACCGGTGGGGTCGTGGATGGGCGCGAAGCGGTGGGCGGCGCTGCGGGAGGGTGCCGAGACGTACGGCCTGCTCGCGCGGCGCGTCGGCCCGTACACGCCGACCGTCGCGAGCGGGCGCGACGCGGCCGACACCGCCCTGGAGTCGCCCACGACCGCGATCGTGGCGCACAACGACCTGCTCGCGATCGGGGTGATGCAGCGGCTGGCCGCGCGCGGCGTGCGGGTCCCGGCCGACGTGAGCGTGATCGGGTTCGACGACGTCTTCGCGGCGGCGCTCGTCGGCCCGTCGCTGACGACGCTCGGCGGTCCCGGGGCGGAGGCGGGACGGCTCGCGGTGGATCTGCTGCTCGACCGCCTCGGCGGCGCGCCCGGTCGCGGAGGCGACGCGGGCCAGGTCCGGGTCCTCCCGACGCAGCTGGTCCAGAGGCAGTCCACCGGAGCCGCGGCCCCGCTGGCAACCGCCGTGGCAACCGATTGA
- a CDS encoding LCP family protein has product MPDRPSRPNGSESDYGWLYGPGQDDATRISGPADDATRVQQRPDAPQQRPTPPPGTPPPGPQPGRSGGSGSGRRRVRIRWRRVIPIVIAAWLVFLVAIPFWAWSKVNRVDADPEGDRPGEQPGTTYLMVGSDSREGLTKQQRKQLKTGDAEGQRTDTIMMLHIGSGPATLISIPRDSLVPVPGYGTTKINAAYAYGGPKLLVQTIEDATGVRIDDYVEIGFAGFVNLVDAVGGVEICPKQAIDDPDAGLDIEKGCQDVDGATALGYARSRHSYDSQDLQRVQAQREVIGAIADEIKSPMTVLNPVRYFQVLDGAATSVTVSDDMGLFSAVRFAWNLAATFGGSGLSCTVPIADTAVHWDSDRAERMFGLIAEDRTDEIGKKLCTDDGLPR; this is encoded by the coding sequence ATGCCCGATCGCCCATCCCGCCCGAACGGCTCCGAGAGCGACTACGGCTGGCTGTACGGTCCGGGTCAGGACGACGCGACCCGGATCTCGGGCCCGGCCGACGACGCCACCCGCGTGCAGCAGCGGCCGGACGCACCCCAGCAGCGCCCGACGCCTCCCCCGGGCACCCCGCCCCCGGGACCGCAGCCGGGCCGCTCGGGCGGATCGGGCTCGGGGCGGCGCCGCGTACGGATCCGGTGGCGCCGGGTGATCCCGATCGTGATCGCCGCCTGGCTGGTCTTCCTGGTCGCGATCCCGTTCTGGGCGTGGAGCAAGGTCAACCGCGTCGACGCGGATCCCGAGGGCGACCGACCGGGCGAGCAGCCCGGCACGACGTACCTGATGGTCGGGTCGGACAGCCGCGAAGGGCTGACGAAGCAGCAGCGCAAGCAGCTGAAGACCGGCGACGCCGAGGGCCAGCGCACCGACACGATCATGATGCTGCACATCGGGTCCGGCCCCGCGACGCTCATCTCGATCCCGCGCGACTCGCTCGTCCCGGTGCCGGGATACGGCACGACGAAGATCAACGCCGCCTACGCGTACGGCGGGCCGAAGCTGCTCGTCCAGACCATCGAGGACGCGACCGGGGTGCGGATCGACGACTACGTCGAGATCGGGTTCGCCGGCTTCGTCAACCTCGTCGACGCGGTCGGCGGGGTGGAGATCTGCCCGAAGCAGGCGATCGACGACCCGGACGCCGGCCTCGACATCGAGAAGGGGTGCCAGGACGTCGACGGTGCCACGGCCCTCGGGTACGCCCGCTCCCGGCACAGCTACGACTCCCAGGATCTCCAGCGGGTGCAGGCGCAGCGCGAGGTGATCGGCGCGATCGCCGACGAGATCAAGTCGCCGATGACGGTGCTCAACCCGGTCCGCTACTTCCAGGTGCTCGACGGCGCGGCGACGTCGGTGACCGTGAGCGATGACATGGGGCTGTTCTCGGCGGTCCGCTTCGCCTGGAACCTCGCCGCCACCTTCGGCGGCTCCGGGCTGAGCTGCACGGTCCCGATCGCCGACACCGCCGTGCACTGGGACAGCGACCGGGCCGAGCGGATGTTCGGCCTGATCGCCGAGGACCGGACCGACGAGATCGGCAAGAAGCTCTGCACGGACGACGGCCTGCCGCGGTAG
- a CDS encoding LCP family protein, protein MTEVVSPARGARAEADPSRVRFRRALSLMVMTLLVPGSAQLIAGHRRVGRIALRIWGGLWIAAGLLALLWWLDRSIVLGIFTSPTVLGVLRIGLVVLALGWVALFADAWRLGAPLELTRRDRLTMSGISAALCFVTAGSLFVAAHLMAVQRDFITTVFGSTVVREADEGRYNVLLLGGDSGDGRWGLRPDSMTVASVEANTGDVVLVGLPRNLANVPFPEDSPMHEHFPDGFDCDGCYLNSINTWVADNAEEFDGIKQPGLEATRETIEEITGLPVTYYAMVNMRGLSKLVDAVGGVKVKVREPVAIGGIGSPITGYIPKGKQRLDGREALWYARSRVENSDYSRMARQKCLMNAMLQQLDPQTVLLKATAIADSSKRMLRTDIPAADLDRFVDLALRARDANVSVVSLVPPAVNTSDPDFDEIRSMVETAIERSENGAAEADAATAEAEKKAKKGGAGASDAGTSEETSEETTREDRVNAADDLGASC, encoded by the coding sequence ATGACCGAGGTCGTCTCCCCAGCGCGCGGCGCCCGAGCCGAGGCGGACCCGTCGAGGGTCCGGTTCCGCAGGGCGCTGTCGTTGATGGTGATGACGCTCCTGGTCCCCGGCTCCGCCCAGCTGATCGCCGGCCACCGCCGCGTCGGCCGGATCGCGCTGCGCATCTGGGGCGGCCTGTGGATCGCGGCGGGGCTGCTCGCGCTGCTGTGGTGGCTGGACCGGTCGATCGTGCTCGGGATCTTCACCTCGCCCACGGTGCTCGGCGTCCTGCGGATCGGCCTGGTCGTGCTGGCGCTCGGCTGGGTCGCGCTCTTCGCGGACGCCTGGCGCCTCGGCGCACCGCTCGAGCTCACGCGCCGCGACCGGCTGACGATGAGCGGGATCAGCGCGGCGCTGTGCTTCGTCACGGCGGGCAGCCTCTTCGTCGCCGCGCACCTGATGGCGGTGCAGCGGGACTTCATCACGACGGTGTTCGGCTCGACCGTGGTCCGCGAGGCCGACGAGGGACGCTACAACGTGCTCCTGCTCGGCGGGGACTCCGGCGACGGACGCTGGGGTCTTCGGCCGGACTCGATGACGGTCGCCAGCGTCGAGGCCAACACCGGCGACGTGGTCCTGGTCGGCCTCCCGCGCAACCTCGCGAACGTCCCGTTCCCCGAGGACAGCCCGATGCACGAGCACTTCCCCGACGGCTTCGACTGCGACGGCTGCTACCTGAACAGCATCAACACCTGGGTCGCCGACAACGCCGAGGAGTTCGACGGCATCAAGCAGCCAGGGCTCGAGGCCACCCGCGAGACGATCGAGGAGATCACCGGCCTCCCGGTGACGTACTACGCGATGGTCAACATGCGGGGGCTGTCGAAGCTCGTCGACGCGGTGGGCGGCGTGAAGGTCAAGGTCCGCGAGCCCGTGGCGATCGGCGGCATCGGGTCGCCGATCACGGGCTACATCCCCAAGGGCAAGCAGCGTCTCGACGGCCGCGAGGCCCTCTGGTACGCCCGCAGCCGGGTCGAGAACTCCGACTACTCCCGGATGGCGCGGCAGAAGTGCCTGATGAACGCGATGCTCCAACAGCTCGACCCGCAGACCGTGCTGCTCAAGGCGACCGCGATCGCGGACTCCAGCAAGCGGATGCTCCGCACGGACATCCCGGCGGCCGACCTCGACCGGTTCGTCGACCTCGCCCTGCGGGCGCGGGATGCGAACGTCTCCGTCGTCTCGCTCGTCCCACCCGCGGTCAACACCAGCGATCCCGACTTCGACGAGATCCGCTCGATGGTCGAGACGGCGATCGAGCGGTCCGAGAACGGCGCCGCCGAGGCCGACGCCGCGACCGCCGAGGCGGAGAAGAAGGCGAAGAAGGGCGGCGCCGGCGCGAGCGATGCGGGAACGTCCGAGGAGACCAGCGAGGAGACCACCCGCGAGGACCGGGTCAACGCCGCCGACGACCTCGGTGCCTCCTGCTGA
- a CDS encoding TIGR03089 family protein: MTIPVLLARALATQPERPFVTFYDLDSGERIELSLTTTANWVAKTANLLQDTLGSDDSTVVRIDLPLHWQTAVWVLATWTAGATVTLDGDADVHVVGPDGLDAAGGADEVVALSLRPMAARFVTPLPPGVMDYNAEVGAHGDRFTPYYPPAGYARAVRRDDGDRSHAELTASAEGAFDSGERLLIVGEDAAPLLEALPAALAADGSLVLVRCVDAEPDPERIEALRTTERVTRTL; encoded by the coding sequence GTGACCATCCCCGTCCTGCTCGCCCGCGCCCTGGCCACCCAGCCGGAGCGGCCGTTCGTCACGTTCTACGACCTCGACTCCGGCGAGCGGATCGAGCTGAGCCTCACGACCACCGCGAACTGGGTCGCGAAGACCGCGAACCTGCTCCAGGACACGCTCGGCAGCGACGACTCCACCGTCGTCCGGATCGACCTGCCGCTGCACTGGCAGACCGCCGTGTGGGTGCTCGCGACCTGGACGGCCGGCGCCACCGTGACCCTCGACGGCGACGCGGACGTCCACGTGGTCGGACCCGACGGTCTCGACGCCGCCGGCGGGGCCGACGAGGTCGTCGCCCTCTCGCTGCGCCCGATGGCGGCTCGCTTCGTGACCCCGCTGCCGCCCGGCGTGATGGACTACAACGCCGAGGTGGGCGCCCACGGCGACCGCTTCACGCCGTACTACCCGCCGGCCGGGTACGCCCGGGCCGTCCGCCGTGACGACGGCGACCGGTCCCATGCGGAGCTCACCGCGAGCGCCGAGGGGGCGTTCGATTCCGGGGAGCGCCTCCTGATCGTGGGCGAGGACGCGGCCCCGCTGCTCGAGGCCCTGCCCGCCGCGCTCGCGGCGGACGGCTCGCTCGTGCTCGTCCGCTGCGTCGACGCGGAGCCCGACCCGGAGCGGATCGAGGCGCTGCGTACGACCGAACGCGTGACCCGGACGCTCTGA
- the cofE gene encoding coenzyme F420-0:L-glutamate ligase: MRFEVLGVDGVGEVRAGDDLVDLLLATGVELRDGDVVAVTSKVVSKALGLVSRAARESLVDAETVRVVARRGPTRIVRTRAGLTMAAAGVDASNTEPGTALVLPDDPDAEAARLRDRLVERTGRALAVVVTDTAGRAWRRGQTDIAIGAAGLTVLDDLAGSTDPYGNALQVTAAAVADEVAGAADLVAGKTGGVPFVVVRGLDPRWIGSATRAYDLVRPDDEDLFGWGARDAVEAALTGAGDGFGAPEPDGAARVVALAGGDADLVTVDAGALAPGSGGADDAPYDARRVVVRVRRADDPRAWAEAGRVAERLRIAAIAHRWAIEVVLAGDGPPPAP; encoded by the coding sequence GTGAGGTTCGAGGTCCTCGGCGTCGACGGCGTCGGCGAGGTCCGGGCCGGCGACGACCTGGTCGACCTCCTGCTGGCGACCGGAGTCGAGCTGCGCGACGGTGACGTCGTCGCGGTGACGAGCAAGGTGGTGAGCAAGGCCCTCGGGCTGGTCTCGCGCGCGGCCCGCGAGTCGCTGGTCGACGCCGAGACCGTCCGGGTGGTCGCTCGGCGCGGGCCGACCCGGATCGTACGGACGCGCGCGGGTCTCACCATGGCGGCCGCCGGGGTGGACGCCAGCAACACCGAACCCGGCACCGCGCTCGTGCTGCCCGACGACCCCGACGCCGAGGCGGCGCGGCTGCGCGACCGCCTCGTCGAGCGCACCGGCCGCGCCCTCGCGGTCGTGGTCACCGACACCGCCGGCCGCGCGTGGAGGCGCGGGCAGACCGACATCGCCATCGGTGCCGCGGGACTCACGGTGCTCGACGACCTCGCCGGCAGCACCGACCCGTACGGCAACGCGCTGCAGGTCACGGCGGCCGCGGTCGCCGACGAGGTCGCGGGCGCCGCCGACCTGGTCGCGGGGAAGACCGGCGGCGTCCCGTTCGTCGTCGTCCGCGGGCTGGACCCCCGCTGGATCGGGTCGGCGACGCGGGCGTACGACCTGGTCCGACCGGACGACGAGGACCTGTTCGGCTGGGGCGCGCGCGACGCGGTGGAGGCGGCGCTGACGGGGGCGGGCGACGGGTTCGGCGCTCCGGAGCCGGACGGGGCCGCCCGCGTGGTCGCGCTGGCCGGCGGCGACGCCGACCTGGTCACGGTGGACGCGGGTGCGCTCGCCCCCGGGAGCGGCGGCGCGGACGACGCGCCGTACGACGCCCGTCGGGTGGTGGTCCGCGTCCGCAGGGCCGACGACCCGAGAGCGTGGGCCGAGGCCGGGCGGGTCGCGGAGCGCCTGCGGATCGCCGCGATCGCACACCGCTGGGCGATCGAGGTCGTCCTGGCCGGCGACGGGCCGCCGCCCGCACCCTAG
- the cofD gene encoding 2-phospho-L-lactate transferase, with amino-acid sequence MRITVLSGGIGGATFTQGLLGCVDDETEITVIGNTADDIWLHGLKVCPDLDTLMYTLGGGIDPERRWGRAEETWAVKDELAAYGAEPTWFGLGDRDVATHLVRTQMLSAGYSLTDVTRALCVRWQPGVRLLPMSDDRVESHVVVDDEESPSGRRAIHFQEYWVRLRASVPARDVVMVGIESARPAAGVVEAIAEADVVVLPPSNPVVSIGPIVAVPGIGEALRTTTAPVVGVSPIIGGGAVRGMADQLLDGLGVEVSAGGVGTRYGARATGGLLDGWLVDTSDADQLDVLEDAGLRTRAVPLYMSDEETTAQLVRDTLALAEEARA; translated from the coding sequence ATGAGGATCACCGTGCTGTCCGGAGGGATCGGAGGCGCGACGTTCACCCAGGGCCTGCTGGGATGCGTCGACGACGAGACCGAGATCACCGTCATCGGCAACACCGCCGACGACATCTGGCTCCACGGACTGAAGGTCTGTCCCGACCTCGACACGCTGATGTACACCCTCGGCGGGGGCATCGACCCCGAGCGCCGGTGGGGCCGCGCGGAGGAGACCTGGGCCGTGAAGGACGAGCTCGCGGCGTACGGGGCGGAGCCCACGTGGTTCGGGCTCGGCGACCGCGACGTGGCGACCCACCTGGTGCGGACGCAGATGCTGTCGGCCGGCTACTCGCTGACCGACGTGACCCGCGCCCTCTGCGTGCGCTGGCAGCCCGGCGTCCGGCTGCTCCCGATGAGCGACGACCGGGTCGAGTCGCACGTGGTGGTCGACGACGAGGAGTCGCCGTCGGGCCGGCGCGCGATCCACTTCCAGGAGTACTGGGTCCGGCTGCGCGCGAGCGTGCCCGCCCGCGACGTCGTGATGGTCGGGATCGAGTCCGCCCGGCCCGCCGCCGGCGTGGTCGAGGCGATCGCGGAGGCCGACGTGGTCGTCCTCCCCCCGTCGAACCCGGTGGTCTCGATCGGGCCGATCGTCGCCGTCCCCGGGATCGGTGAGGCGTTGCGGACGACGACGGCTCCGGTCGTCGGTGTCTCACCGATCATCGGCGGCGGCGCTGTCCGTGGGATGGCCGACCAGCTGCTGGACGGCCTCGGCGTCGAGGTCAGCGCCGGCGGGGTCGGGACGCGGTACGGCGCGCGGGCGACCGGCGGTCTGCTCGACGGCTGGCTGGTCGACACGTCCGACGCCGACCAGCTCGACGTGCTCGAGGACGCCGGTCTTCGGACCCGCGCGGTCCCGCTCTACATGTCCGACGAGGAGACGACCGCCCAGCTCGTGCGCGACACCCTCGCGCTCGCGGAGGAGGCGCGCGCGTGA
- a CDS encoding WhiB family transcriptional regulator, with protein MDTEMFHADAEEMGWQDRALCAQTDPEAFFPEKGGSTREAKRVCLTCEVRDECLEYALAHDERFGIWGGLSERERRKVKKRAV; from the coding sequence ATGGACACGGAGATGTTCCATGCAGACGCCGAGGAGATGGGTTGGCAGGATCGCGCCCTGTGCGCGCAGACCGATCCGGAGGCGTTCTTCCCGGAGAAGGGCGGCTCCACACGCGAGGCGAAGCGGGTCTGCCTGACCTGCGAGGTGCGCGACGAGTGCCTGGAGTACGCGCTCGCGCACGACGAGCGGTTCGGGATCTGGGGCGGCCTGTCCGAGCGTGAGAGGCGCAAGGTCAAGAAGCGCGCCGTGTAG